One segment of Herbaspirillum hiltneri N3 DNA contains the following:
- a CDS encoding LysR family transcriptional regulator, with product MEIYQLRTFAIVARLGHITRAAEVLHVTQPAVTAHIKALEQELGIALFDRSHGRITLTKGGELLLPEVEKTLAVFNSVLSKAKEMKGEVSGKAVIGTLGDPDFLRLGSFLNGLHAALPLLEIKTRSSPSGLMLDEIVRGDLSAGFYLGRVNDRNLATLPLRGVLYRIVAPMSYNDRLPGYGWREIAALPWIGAPSLSHMHELLVTLFSGQGVTPNVIIETDELSSLDSLVRAGVGLSLMREDLALAAAERSELAIWSHGAVDSQLSFVYLAAAESEPILVGMLSVIREVWRIMA from the coding sequence ATGGAAATCTATCAACTCCGCACCTTCGCGATCGTTGCCCGGCTAGGCCATATCACCCGGGCAGCGGAAGTGCTGCATGTAACCCAGCCTGCCGTCACCGCCCATATCAAGGCGCTGGAGCAAGAACTTGGCATTGCCTTGTTCGATCGCAGCCACGGACGCATCACGCTGACGAAGGGCGGCGAATTGTTGTTGCCGGAAGTCGAAAAGACCCTCGCGGTATTCAATTCGGTCCTCAGCAAGGCAAAGGAAATGAAGGGCGAGGTGAGCGGCAAGGCCGTGATCGGCACGCTGGGCGATCCAGACTTCCTGCGACTTGGCAGTTTCCTCAACGGCTTGCATGCCGCGCTGCCCCTGCTCGAGATCAAGACGCGCTCTAGTCCATCCGGTCTGATGCTTGACGAAATCGTGCGCGGCGACCTGAGTGCAGGGTTTTACCTGGGAAGAGTGAATGACCGCAACCTCGCCACGTTGCCCCTGCGCGGCGTGCTCTATCGCATCGTCGCCCCGATGTCCTACAATGATCGCCTGCCGGGTTACGGCTGGCGCGAAATCGCGGCGTTGCCGTGGATAGGCGCACCGTCGCTAAGCCACATGCACGAGCTCCTGGTGACGCTGTTCAGCGGGCAGGGCGTGACGCCGAACGTGATCATTGAAACAGATGAGCTGAGTTCGCTTGACAGTCTCGTGCGCGCGGGTGTCGGCCTGTCATTGATGCGTGAAGACCTCGCGTTGGCGGCGGCGGAAAGAAGCGAGCTGGCCATCTGGAGCCATGGCGCCGTCGACAGCCAGCTCTCTTTCGTTTACCTCGCGGCGGCCGAATCCGAACCCATCCTGGTGGGCATGCTATCGGTGATCCGCGAGGTCTGGCGCATCATGGCATGA
- a CDS encoding ABC transporter ATP-binding protein, translating to MIPNRISIECRHVRLSHEHGGKPVLRDINLRIEPGEFFVLLGASSSGKSSLLRIIAGLNQDFSGALLLDGKDAAGIAPHLRNIGMVFQDYALWPHMSVRDNIAYGLVERRLPKPEIQERVGKVLERVGLTEFAARYPNQLSGGQQQRTALARAIVIEPRVLLLDEPFSNLDHGLRGQLRQELRALQRSLGITTVFVTHDQEEAMAMADRMAVIDNGVVQQIGTPAALYDYPGNSFMAGFVGDANLLSGVIERVNGDMLRFHSSRLEDLYLPNHRDAHLGNCMIGFRPHAIRINVGDAQRDGALVWLKGAVENSEFFGAMTRYRVRVGEVLIVADQMHYAGLAPFPVGTTVSLGIAPSQIRYLPL from the coding sequence ATGATTCCTAACCGGATCTCCATTGAATGCAGGCATGTGCGACTGAGTCACGAGCACGGCGGGAAGCCGGTGCTGCGCGACATCAATTTACGCATCGAGCCAGGCGAATTTTTCGTCTTGCTGGGTGCGTCCAGTTCCGGCAAGTCGAGCTTGCTGCGCATCATCGCGGGACTGAACCAGGACTTCAGCGGGGCATTGCTGCTGGACGGCAAGGACGCCGCTGGCATTGCGCCGCATCTGCGCAATATCGGCATGGTGTTCCAGGATTACGCCCTCTGGCCGCATATGAGTGTGCGCGACAACATCGCGTATGGATTGGTGGAGCGCCGTCTGCCCAAGCCGGAGATCCAAGAGCGGGTAGGCAAGGTGCTGGAGCGGGTCGGACTGACGGAATTCGCCGCGCGCTACCCGAATCAACTGTCCGGGGGGCAGCAACAACGGACGGCATTGGCACGCGCCATCGTCATTGAGCCGCGCGTCCTGTTGCTGGACGAGCCGTTCTCCAATCTTGACCATGGCCTGCGAGGCCAGTTGCGGCAAGAATTGCGCGCATTGCAGCGCAGTCTCGGCATCACCACGGTCTTCGTGACGCACGATCAGGAAGAAGCCATGGCGATGGCCGATCGCATGGCGGTGATCGACAACGGCGTGGTGCAGCAGATTGGCACGCCGGCGGCGCTGTATGACTACCCTGGCAACAGTTTCATGGCCGGCTTCGTCGGCGACGCCAACCTGCTGAGCGGCGTCATCGAACGCGTCAACGGCGACATGCTGCGTTTTCATTCATCGCGGCTGGAGGATCTATATCTGCCGAACCATCGGGACGCGCACTTGGGCAACTGCATGATCGGCTTCCGTCCGCACGCCATTCGCATCAACGTCGGCGACGCGCAGCGCGATGGAGCCCTGGTCTGGCTGAAAGGAGCGGTGGAAAACAGCGAATTTTTCGGCGCGATGACGCGTTACAGGGTTCGTGTGGGAGAAGTTCTCATCGTCGCCGACCAGATGCACTATGCAGGACTGGCTCCGTTCCCTGTCGGGACGACCGTCAGTCTCGGCATCGCGCCGTCGCAGATTCGCTATCTGCCTTTGTGA
- a CDS encoding ABC transporter permease yields the protein MTLLVAMPVCIFLLLFLVLPVLSVVLAAFGIGSQSATLVYIVLFFQQELYREAFSNSLQVAFLSMLFASLIAVPLAWIATRMRFRGWLLVQVLGVLPLVMPPFVAAFALQPFLGANGAVNLLLQRWFGFTLPFMEGMNGVVLVESIHYFPFVLLNLITSLRRIDLSMEESAVTLGSTRWRRFRRIVLPLALPGYVAGAAIVFMRAFEDLGTPLILGVTNMLAPLTYLRVMSVGVDDPLSYVIAMIMLAFSALTLYLAGYFLRDKDNAYMPYLGGGVMLPVPARPVLGRWPTVFSYGWVVVTLLFVLLPHLGLLSLSLADIWSFSILPDSWTTRNYDTIATDSGAALINTFLYCGLAAGIDVTLGGVIAYVVLRTRLAGRNVLARLAGVSLAVPGMVLALGYLRFFRDINVPLSEAPFSSTWGMIALAYAVQQLPYVVKVCMTALQAIDPNLEAAAENLGSTRTRVLQRIVIPLMAGGLLLGFVVSFMAAATELPITMLLSNNEAQAPMSYEIYLYMQSVSGRGPGAALAIVAIAVVAICASIIHILLRRRLRSTTAMPS from the coding sequence ATGACGCTTCTGGTCGCGATGCCGGTCTGCATCTTTCTCCTGTTGTTTTTGGTGCTGCCGGTCCTCAGTGTTGTACTAGCTGCGTTCGGCATCGGATCGCAGAGTGCGACGCTGGTTTACATCGTTTTGTTTTTCCAGCAGGAGCTCTATCGCGAAGCCTTCTCCAACAGTCTGCAGGTGGCATTTCTGTCGATGCTGTTCGCATCGCTGATCGCTGTACCGCTGGCCTGGATAGCGACCAGGATGCGGTTCCGCGGCTGGTTGCTGGTGCAGGTGCTTGGCGTGCTGCCTTTGGTCATGCCGCCCTTCGTGGCGGCGTTCGCGCTGCAGCCTTTCTTGGGTGCGAACGGGGCAGTCAACCTGTTGTTGCAGCGCTGGTTCGGTTTCACGCTGCCGTTCATGGAGGGCATGAACGGGGTGGTGCTGGTCGAGAGCATTCATTATTTTCCGTTCGTCCTGCTCAACCTGATCACAAGCCTGCGCCGTATCGACCTGTCTATGGAGGAAAGCGCCGTCACTCTGGGATCGACACGTTGGCGTCGCTTCCGACGCATCGTTCTGCCGCTGGCGCTGCCGGGTTATGTCGCCGGCGCCGCCATCGTATTCATGCGAGCGTTCGAAGATCTCGGCACGCCGCTGATTCTGGGGGTAACCAACATGCTGGCACCGTTGACGTACCTGCGCGTGATGTCGGTCGGTGTGGATGATCCGCTCAGCTATGTCATCGCCATGATCATGTTAGCGTTCTCCGCCTTGACCTTGTACCTGGCAGGCTATTTCCTGCGCGACAAGGATAACGCCTATATGCCGTACCTGGGCGGAGGGGTCATGTTGCCGGTGCCTGCACGGCCCGTGCTCGGCCGCTGGCCGACAGTATTCAGCTATGGTTGGGTTGTGGTGACGTTGCTGTTCGTGCTGTTGCCTCATTTGGGCCTGTTATCGTTGTCGCTGGCGGACATCTGGAGTTTTTCGATCCTGCCAGACTCATGGACGACGCGCAATTACGACACTATTGCCACGGATTCGGGCGCGGCGCTGATCAATACCTTCCTGTACTGCGGTCTGGCGGCGGGCATCGACGTGACGCTTGGCGGCGTCATTGCCTATGTCGTCCTGCGCACGCGTTTGGCGGGACGCAATGTGCTTGCTCGCTTGGCCGGTGTCTCGCTGGCCGTACCCGGCATGGTGCTGGCACTGGGCTACCTGCGCTTCTTTCGTGACATCAACGTTCCGTTATCGGAGGCGCCGTTCTCCTCTACCTGGGGAATGATCGCGCTCGCCTACGCGGTGCAGCAACTGCCCTATGTCGTCAAGGTCTGTATGACCGCCTTACAGGCCATCGATCCGAATCTGGAAGCGGCCGCCGAGAATTTGGGATCGACACGCACACGCGTGCTGCAGAGAATCGTGATTCCATTAATGGCGGGAGGCTTGTTGCTTGGGTTCGTGGTCAGTTTCATGGCGGCGGCGACCGAGCTGCCCATAACCATGTTGTTGAGCAACAACGAAGCGCAAGCCCCGATGAGCTATGAAATTTATTTGTACATGCAGAGCGTATCGGGGCGCGGGCCAGGTGCGGCGTTAGCGATCGTGGCCATCGCGGTCGTCGCGATATGTGCCAGCATTATCCATATCTTGTTGCGGCGCCGGTTGCGCAGCACCACCGCAATGCCCTCATGA
- a CDS encoding ABC transporter substrate-binding protein yields the protein MPRPTDWGDLTKSVYFGHVALSSPSWSGTTHLMVEAILQSSGWDRGWSRLLQIAANSAAITERSFGVPEGVNTGRYGIGMVIDFFAFVGKRNGFPVDFTYPAVTNFVPASIGLINGARNPVDARKFIAFTLSNDGQKLLLDPRISRMPVVPYELLQGKVAAGYPKLPDGAAKSSLHFNAGLAQERIRLVTTMFDQSITFPIKELRAAAREIFAAESKLAGRDDADAAALIVQARQLAFSPVVSSEELQDPALQKIFFGRVEENNMTEAQRHDIMLLERRWNSRARAGYAEARMLAHRAVLRLGP from the coding sequence CTGCCGCGACCGACCGATTGGGGAGATCTGACCAAGTCCGTTTATTTCGGCCATGTCGCGCTCAGTTCTCCGTCCTGGTCGGGTACGACGCATTTGATGGTGGAAGCAATCCTGCAAAGTTCCGGTTGGGACCGTGGGTGGTCGCGACTGCTCCAGATCGCCGCCAATTCGGCAGCCATTACGGAGCGCTCGTTTGGCGTTCCGGAAGGCGTCAATACCGGCCGTTACGGTATCGGCATGGTGATCGACTTCTTCGCCTTCGTCGGCAAGCGCAACGGTTTCCCGGTGGACTTCACCTATCCGGCAGTCACCAACTTCGTGCCGGCCAGCATCGGCTTGATCAACGGCGCCAGGAATCCCGTCGATGCGCGCAAGTTCATCGCATTCACGTTGTCCAATGATGGCCAGAAGCTGCTTCTCGATCCGCGTATCTCACGCATGCCGGTGGTGCCGTATGAACTGCTGCAAGGAAAGGTCGCGGCAGGATATCCGAAGCTTCCCGACGGCGCTGCCAAAAGCTCCTTGCATTTCAATGCCGGTCTGGCACAGGAACGCATTCGCCTAGTGACGACAATGTTTGATCAGAGCATCACGTTTCCGATCAAGGAGCTGCGCGCCGCAGCGCGGGAAATCTTCGCTGCCGAAAGCAAGCTGGCGGGACGCGACGACGCGGACGCCGCAGCATTGATTGTTCAGGCCCGTCAGCTTGCTTTCAGCCCGGTGGTGAGCAGCGAGGAATTGCAAGATCCAGCGCTGCAAAAGATTTTTTTTGGTCGCGTCGAGGAAAACAACATGACAGAAGCACAGCGGCACGACATCATGCTATTGGAGCGGCGCTGGAATTCCCGCGCCCGTGCCGGCTATGCCGAGGCGAGAATGCTGGCGCACCGTGCCGTCCTGCGATTGGGACCATGA
- a CDS encoding TonB-dependent receptor family protein, producing the protein MTLLPLPRAIAAQTRCAAAIAAALMTLSGAAYAQQAATPAETPNTLETIQVSGDWLGTGLQNSVKTYPGARTVVKKEEIQSTGAVTIGDVMRRIPGVQVTDNSGTAGGAMSLNIGVRGLTGRYSPRSTILLDGVPMASAPYGQPQISFAPVSLNNIEAIDVVRGGGAVRYGPQNVGGIINFRTRAIPTTPGVSGDASVRYNSYGEGGSSTQYTAFAGSTLDNGLGLAMLYSGTDGSGWRANSNERINDFALKFRYEISSSSEIYGKISYYDVMSHTPGGLTPAQYNADPFQNTRTRDYWKGNRRGIDLGYLNTISDTQEFEIRTYYNESYRESALIGASTTQLTHQPRFYETIGIEPRFTQRLTSGSVTNDITVGYRYIGERGHDDNFAETIATGAYGAATKNKNRTDAHAGYIDDKISVGAWRITPGVRFEHIQTTRQNVASTTKFEVTNNKPLPSLNIAYLLTPELTLFTNYNTSFGVVQNTQLSAASAPNNLQPELAKTAELGARWKGGNLSAEATYFNIRFDNQITLIASPDTYQNLGKTQHDGLETAIDYAFDKDGLFRGLSVYANYTYTRAVLKSGLNSGKDVPFYSRTTDTIGGRYQAGPWGFNLSTTHQSRQFSDESNSQIETTDGKNGPIPGYRVWNAQVDWKVPNTRGFDVVAGVNNLTDRRYYSRTTDGNQGRIVGAPRTIYVQGRYAF; encoded by the coding sequence ATGACATTGCTTCCGCTTCCTCGCGCCATTGCAGCGCAAACCCGCTGTGCCGCCGCCATCGCCGCTGCGCTGATGACACTGTCCGGCGCCGCTTATGCCCAACAGGCAGCCACACCGGCTGAAACGCCGAATACGCTCGAGACCATTCAGGTCAGCGGCGACTGGCTTGGCACCGGCCTGCAAAACAGCGTGAAGACCTATCCGGGCGCGCGCACCGTGGTGAAGAAGGAGGAGATTCAAAGCACAGGCGCCGTTACCATCGGCGACGTCATGCGCCGCATTCCCGGTGTGCAGGTCACCGACAACTCCGGCACCGCCGGCGGCGCCATGTCGCTCAACATCGGCGTGCGCGGCCTGACCGGTCGTTACTCACCGCGCTCGACCATCCTGCTGGACGGGGTACCGATGGCTTCCGCCCCTTACGGCCAACCACAAATCTCGTTCGCGCCGGTCAGCCTGAACAATATCGAAGCGATCGACGTCGTACGCGGCGGCGGCGCCGTACGCTACGGTCCGCAAAACGTGGGCGGCATCATCAACTTCCGCACCCGCGCTATCCCGACGACACCTGGCGTGAGCGGCGACGCCAGCGTGCGCTACAACAGCTACGGCGAGGGCGGTTCCAGCACCCAATACACCGCATTCGCCGGCTCCACACTCGACAACGGCCTCGGCCTCGCAATGCTGTATTCCGGCACCGACGGCTCCGGCTGGCGCGCCAACAGCAACGAACGCATCAACGACTTTGCGCTGAAATTCCGCTACGAAATCAGCTCCAGCTCCGAAATCTACGGCAAGATTTCCTACTACGACGTCATGTCGCACACACCCGGCGGTCTGACCCCGGCACAATACAACGCCGACCCATTCCAGAACACGCGTACGCGCGACTACTGGAAAGGCAATCGCCGCGGCATCGACCTGGGCTATCTGAACACCATTTCCGATACACAGGAATTTGAAATTCGCACCTATTACAACGAGAGCTATCGCGAAAGCGCGCTGATCGGCGCCTCCACGACGCAATTGACGCATCAGCCGCGCTTCTATGAAACCATTGGCATCGAACCGCGCTTCACTCAGCGCCTCACTTCCGGCAGCGTCACCAATGACATCACCGTAGGCTATCGCTACATCGGCGAACGCGGTCACGACGACAACTTTGCCGAAACGATCGCAACCGGCGCCTATGGCGCGGCAACCAAGAACAAGAATCGCACCGATGCACACGCCGGTTATATCGATGACAAGATCTCCGTCGGCGCATGGCGCATCACCCCTGGTGTACGCTTTGAACACATCCAGACGACTCGTCAGAACGTAGCGTCAACAACCAAGTTCGAAGTCACCAACAACAAGCCGCTGCCGTCGCTCAACATCGCCTACCTTCTCACGCCAGAGCTCACGCTGTTCACCAACTACAATACCTCCTTCGGCGTGGTCCAGAATACGCAGTTGAGCGCGGCATCCGCACCAAACAACTTGCAACCGGAGCTGGCCAAGACGGCAGAACTCGGCGCACGGTGGAAGGGTGGCAACCTGTCCGCTGAAGCAACATATTTCAACATTCGCTTCGACAATCAAATCACGTTGATCGCCTCGCCGGACACTTATCAGAATCTCGGCAAGACCCAGCATGATGGTCTCGAAACTGCCATCGACTATGCATTCGACAAAGACGGTCTGTTCCGCGGCTTGAGTGTCTACGCCAACTACACCTATACACGCGCAGTACTCAAATCCGGCCTGAACTCGGGCAAGGACGTGCCGTTCTATTCACGCACCACCGATACTATCGGCGGGCGCTATCAGGCCGGTCCGTGGGGTTTCAATCTGTCGACCACGCATCAGAGCCGTCAATTCTCTGATGAAAGCAATAGCCAGATCGAAACCACTGATGGCAAGAATGGTCCGATTCCCGGCTATCGCGTCTGGAATGCACAAGTGGATTGGAAGGTACCCAACACCAGGGGCTTTGACGTAGTGGCAGGCGTCAACAATCTGACTGATCGCCGTTACTATTCACGCACCACCGACGGCAACCAAGGCCGCATCGTCGGCGCACCGCGCACCATCTACGTACAAGGCCGCTACGCGTTCTAA
- the phnE gene encoding phosphonate ABC transporter, permease protein PhnE, with protein sequence MNTPLSSPSRIDGASYHDYVWTGARPLTLRSWLLSVAAVAAVAFILAWSAQGTQLSWGELADGLPQIGDFLSRSFPPNWKILGNLVGPAVETVQIAIWGTLLGVIGAIPVSFLAARNLNRNRVVYQSVRQLLNVTRSINELILALVFVSAVGLGPFPGVLALALHGVGMVGKFFAESIEEIDDGPLEALRATGARPLQVIVFGVLPQVITAWIATVLYRFEVNLRQATVLGMVGAGGLGFELVSSLKLFKYQDTATCIVVVTLMVVVADTISSRLRQMIQDGKVH encoded by the coding sequence ATGAACACGCCTTTGTCCTCGCCCTCCCGGATTGACGGCGCAAGCTATCACGACTACGTCTGGACCGGAGCCCGTCCGCTGACCCTGCGCTCCTGGCTGCTGTCGGTCGCCGCCGTGGCCGCAGTCGCCTTTATCCTCGCCTGGAGCGCGCAAGGCACGCAACTGAGCTGGGGAGAACTGGCCGACGGCCTGCCGCAGATCGGCGACTTCCTGAGCCGCTCCTTCCCGCCCAACTGGAAGATCCTCGGCAACCTGGTCGGCCCCGCCGTGGAAACCGTCCAGATCGCCATCTGGGGCACGCTGCTGGGCGTGATCGGCGCGATCCCTGTGTCCTTCCTGGCGGCGCGCAATCTCAACCGCAACCGCGTGGTGTACCAGTCGGTGCGCCAGCTGCTCAACGTCACGCGCAGCATCAACGAGCTGATCCTGGCGCTGGTGTTCGTCTCCGCCGTCGGCCTCGGTCCTTTCCCGGGTGTATTGGCGCTGGCGTTGCACGGCGTCGGCATGGTCGGCAAGTTCTTCGCCGAGAGCATCGAGGAAATCGACGACGGCCCGCTGGAAGCCCTGCGCGCCACCGGCGCGCGTCCGCTGCAGGTGATCGTGTTTGGCGTGCTGCCGCAGGTCATCACCGCCTGGATCGCCACCGTGCTGTATCGCTTTGAAGTCAACCTGCGCCAGGCCACCGTGCTCGGCATGGTCGGCGCCGGCGGTCTCGGCTTCGAACTGGTGAGCAGCCTGAAGCTGTTCAAGTACCAGGACACCGCCACCTGCATCGTGGTCGTCACGCTGATGGTGGTGGTCGCCGACACGATCTCCAGCCGCCTGCGCCAGATGATCCAGGACGGCAAGGTCCATTAA
- the phnC gene encoding phosphonate ABC transporter ATP-binding protein — translation MIRIRSLTKQYGSNAVLRGIDLDVAPGEFLVVLGPSGAGKSTLLRCINGLATPTSGELVAAGFDATDARNGNIRKLRQQVAMIFQHHNVVPRLSVLKNVLTGRLGQTATLSSVLQLFSRQDVALAMDCLRRVELEHKAGQRTDALSGGQRQRVGIARALAQRPQVILADEPVASLDPKTSRLVLQYLRAACRELGITVVCNLHQVDYAREFGDRIVGLASGKLVFDGRGDELRESHLNLIYSGLDQVKAQDETYAARQPSEMILEGALS, via the coding sequence ATGATCAGGATCCGTTCGCTCACCAAGCAATACGGCAGCAATGCCGTGCTGCGCGGCATCGACCTCGATGTCGCTCCCGGAGAATTCCTGGTCGTGCTGGGACCGTCCGGCGCCGGCAAGTCGACCTTGCTGCGCTGTATCAACGGCCTGGCGACGCCGACTTCCGGTGAACTGGTGGCGGCCGGATTCGATGCCACCGATGCGCGCAACGGCAACATCCGCAAGTTGCGCCAGCAAGTGGCCATGATCTTCCAGCATCACAACGTCGTGCCGCGCCTGTCGGTGCTGAAAAACGTGCTGACCGGCCGGCTCGGCCAGACCGCGACGCTGAGCTCGGTGCTGCAATTGTTCAGCCGCCAGGATGTGGCGCTGGCAATGGATTGCCTGCGCCGCGTCGAACTGGAACACAAGGCCGGGCAACGCACCGATGCACTCTCCGGCGGCCAGCGCCAGCGCGTCGGCATCGCCCGTGCCTTAGCGCAGCGCCCGCAAGTCATCCTGGCCGACGAACCGGTCGCCAGCCTCGATCCGAAAACCTCGCGCCTGGTGCTGCAGTACCTGCGCGCCGCCTGCCGCGAACTCGGCATCACCGTGGTCTGCAACCTGCATCAGGTCGATTACGCGCGCGAGTTCGGCGACCGCATCGTCGGCCTGGCCAGCGGCAAGCTGGTGTTCGACGGCCGCGGCGATGAACTGCGCGAGTCGCACCTCAACCTCATTTATTCCGGCCTGGACCAGGTCAAGGCGCAGGACGAGACATACGCCGCGCGACAACCGTCGGAAATGATCCTCGAAGGAGCCCTGTCATGA
- the phnD gene encoding phosphonate ABC transporter substrate-binding protein: MKTLSALLRPLALCLSLVSASASVSFAAQPQQLTVGLIPAEDSQAMLENSKKVIDSLQEQLGMPVKPFIATDYNGIIEALRSKKLDVAYLGPFSYVLASSIANVEAFSVAETKKTGKSAYKSLIIVRKDSGIDSVAALKGHTMAFVDPSSASGHLFPTAGLQKQGVEPNKYFSRVIFSGSHDASILAVANKKVDAAAVADRILAAAIAKGVVKQSDFNIVWTSPDIPESPMVWRKDLDPELKKKIAAAFGNIKNVEWGDQGVLNGFVPTNDAAYNVVRDTARILNLDLKAMK; encoded by the coding sequence ATGAAAACCCTTTCCGCCTTGTTACGTCCTTTGGCCTTGTGCCTCAGCCTGGTTTCGGCCTCGGCTTCGGTCTCTTTCGCCGCCCAGCCGCAACAACTGACCGTCGGCCTGATCCCTGCCGAAGACTCCCAGGCCATGCTGGAGAACAGCAAGAAAGTCATCGACAGCTTGCAGGAACAGCTGGGCATGCCGGTCAAGCCTTTCATCGCCACCGACTACAACGGCATCATCGAAGCGCTGCGTTCGAAGAAGCTCGACGTCGCCTACCTCGGCCCGTTCTCGTACGTGCTGGCCAGCTCGATCGCCAACGTCGAAGCCTTCTCCGTCGCCGAAACCAAGAAGACCGGCAAGAGCGCCTACAAGAGCCTGATCATCGTGCGCAAGGACAGCGGCATCGATAGCGTCGCCGCGCTCAAAGGCCACACCATGGCCTTCGTCGATCCGTCGTCGGCCTCGGGCCATCTGTTCCCGACCGCGGGCCTGCAAAAGCAAGGCGTCGAGCCGAACAAGTATTTTTCGCGCGTGATCTTCTCCGGTTCGCATGACGCCAGCATCCTCGCCGTCGCCAACAAGAAGGTCGACGCCGCCGCCGTGGCCGACCGCATCCTGGCCGCCGCCATCGCCAAGGGTGTAGTCAAGCAAAGCGACTTCAACATCGTCTGGACCTCGCCGGACATTCCCGAGTCGCCGATGGTCTGGCGCAAGGACCTCGATCCCGAACTGAAGAAGAAGATCGCGGCCGCCTTCGGCAACATCAAGAACGTCGAATGGGGCGACCAGGGCGTGCTCAACGGCTTCGTACCGACCAATGACGCCGCCTACAACGTCGTGCGCGACACCGCCCGGATCCTCAATCTCGACCTCAAGGCAATGAAATGA
- a CDS encoding LysR substrate-binding domain-containing protein, with protein MTPSQLRAFLAVARNRGFSAAARTLGVSQPTLTSQVQALERQHNVELFYRRGRRLDLTDTGQRLLPIAQKIAELELDAYNLLYNSGVLNIGHLKLGAVGPFHVIEMVDAYRRKFPNVELSIRMGNSAETMADLENYVTDVAVLASFNDDPRFVAVPYADHAIVVFAHVDHPFAKRDSIALQDLHGQPMVMREQGSTTRLALEKVLKEADVMPRVVMEIGSREALREAVARGIGLGAVSEAEFVPDPRLKLLRIEGNPVSTHTYIYCLADRKDSRLVASFLEQVATL; from the coding sequence ATGACGCCTTCACAACTCCGCGCTTTCCTCGCCGTCGCCCGCAATCGCGGTTTCAGCGCCGCCGCCCGCACGCTCGGCGTCAGCCAGCCGACGCTGACGTCGCAGGTGCAGGCGCTGGAGCGCCAGCACAACGTCGAACTGTTCTATCGCCGCGGCCGTCGGCTCGACCTGACCGACACCGGCCAGCGCCTGTTGCCGATCGCACAAAAGATCGCCGAACTCGAACTCGACGCCTACAACCTGCTGTACAACTCCGGCGTGCTCAATATCGGCCACCTGAAGCTGGGGGCGGTGGGGCCGTTCCACGTGATCGAAATGGTCGACGCCTATCGCCGCAAGTTTCCCAATGTCGAGCTGTCGATCCGCATGGGCAACTCCGCCGAAACCATGGCCGACCTGGAAAACTACGTCACCGACGTCGCCGTGCTGGCCAGCTTCAACGACGATCCGCGCTTTGTGGCGGTGCCGTACGCCGACCACGCCATCGTGGTGTTCGCCCATGTCGACCATCCGTTTGCGAAGCGCGATTCCATCGCCTTGCAGGACTTGCACGGCCAGCCGATGGTGATGCGCGAGCAGGGTTCAACCACCCGGCTGGCACTGGAGAAGGTGCTGAAGGAAGCCGACGTCATGCCGCGCGTAGTGATGGAGATCGGCAGCCGCGAAGCGCTGCGCGAGGCGGTGGCGCGGGGCATCGGACTGGGGGCCGTATCGGAGGCGGAGTTCGTGCCGGACCCGCGATTGAAACTGCTGCGGATTGAAGGAAACCCCGTCAGCACGCACACCTACATCTATTGCCTGGCCGACCGCAAGGACAGCCGCCTGGTGGCGTCGTTCCTGGAGCAGGTGGCGACGCTCTAG